From the Coleofasciculus chthonoplastes PCC 7420 genome, the window TTGATTTCAGCTAGGGTTCGCACGATAAAAAGTTGTTATTCGTCATTGGTCATGGTTCATTGTTGATTGTTCATGGTTCATTGGTAATCCTCTTCCCCAGCTTCCCCAGCTTCCCCAGCTCCCTCATCCCTTACCATATCAGCAGTGGGAGAAACAGCAAACGTTGTTGCCACAGGTTGAGCATCCTTGTGACTCGGATGACGCCATTCGTCAAGAATATCGTGGACGAGAACCTCCTTGAGCCAAACCTGAGCCACTACTGTTAGGGGAAGGGCTAATAATAATCCTATAAATCCAAAGAAGGTGACGAAAAATAACTGGGCGAGCAATGTTATAGCGGGTAGCAGGGATACCTGTTGCGCCATGACTAACGGTGTGAGTAAATTACTTTCAACCTGCTGAATCACAATATATAGAATCAATACAGCAATGGCTTTCCAGGGCGAATCTAGCAGCGCGATCGCAATAGGTGGGATCACACTCACGACGGGTCCAAGATTAGGAATAAATGTTAAAATCCCTGCCAACGTAGCTTGTGCCAGTGCTAGGGGAATTCCCAACAACAGTAAGCCGAAAAAACTTAACAACGAAATGACTGCCATATTAAATAGAATACCCGCCAGCCATCCCCGTAACGATTCATTACACCGCTGCAAAATTTCATCAACTCGACGCCGATAGAATGACGGAAAAAGGCGAATAAAGCTTTTTCGGTAAGGGTGAGGATCGGCAAGGAGCATCAGTGTTAATACCAGAACAAGCAAACTATTCAGGAGGACACCCAAAGCATTATTGAAAAACGTGAATCCGCCCCCTAATACCCGATTAATCAAGGGAGGAAGCTGTT encodes:
- a CDS encoding AI-2E family transporter; protein product: MSLGKWIGILVFIISLFVLWQIRQIIMLIFAAIVISNALNILVERFQRSGMQRFFAVLLSLFLLLCILVGFYFLIVPPFAEQFLQLSELVPQGIEQLSEWIEALEADISSGLLDQYIPDINQLLQQLPPLINRVLGGGFTFFNNALGVLLNSLLVLVLTLMLLADPHPYRKSFIRLFPSFYRRRVDEILQRCNESLRGWLAGILFNMAVISLLSFFGLLLLGIPLALAQATLAGILTFIPNLGPVVSVIPPIAIALLDSPWKAIAVLILYIVIQQVESNLLTPLVMAQQVSLLPAITLLAQLFFVTFFGFIGLLLALPLTVVAQVWLKEVLVHDILDEWRHPSHKDAQPVATTFAVSPTADMVRDEGAGEAGEAGEEDYQ